A DNA window from Phragmites australis chromosome 11, lpPhrAust1.1, whole genome shotgun sequence contains the following coding sequences:
- the LOC133884694 gene encoding probable anion transporter 2, chloroplastic, with the protein MASVRSCVSVKPTVSPVKYRSTRVGAATLGAKGRLQISSSSTTLALGADGCRDAGCASSSGRGDVNGAVGLLGDGGRIRRGQREVVAMCSASFDGVRPCAPAAAVASAVPPASASAFPERAKVVTLVAAIMLLCNADRVVMSVAVVPLAAQHGWSSSFVGIVQSSFLWGYVFSSMVGGALADRYGGKKVMAGAAALWSLATFLTPWAASRSTIMLLAMRALFGLAEGVAFPTMSTFLPKWFPTHERATAVGISMGGFHLGNVISFLTTPIIMSHIGLTGTFAFFASLGYLWLSVWLFNVVSDPLDSRTISKSELQLILAGRSGSKVRGSKFPSLRELFSKIEFLAIIVANVVNNWGYFVLLSWMPVYFKTVYNVNLKQAAWFSAIPWAVMAVSGYVAGASADFLIKSGFSTALVRKIMQSIGFMGPGVSLLCLRFAQTPSVAAALMTIALSLSSFSQAGYFCNVQDIAPKYAGSLHGLTNGIGTVAAIVSTIGTGYFVQWLGSFQAFLTLTAALYFSATIFYNTYATGDLIFD; encoded by the exons ATGGCGTCGGTCAGGTCATGCGTGTCCGTGAAGCCGACCGTGAGCCCAGTCAAGTACAGATCCACGAGGGTCGGGGCGGCCACCTTGGGGGCGAAAGGAAGgctgcagatatcttcttcttctactaCCTTGGCGTTAGGCGCCGATGGTTGCAGGGATGCTGGTTGTGCCAGTAGCAGCGGGAGGGGCGACGTCAATGGTGCTGTCGGTTTGCTCGGCGATGGTGGGAGGATCAGGAGGGGCCAGAGGGAGGTCGTCGCCATGTGCAGCGCGAGCTTTGACGGGGTCCGGCCCtgcgcccccgccgccgccgtggcgaGCGCCGTGCCGCCCGCCTCAGCTTCGGCGTTCCCGGAGCGGGCAAAGGTGGTGACTCTGGTAGCGGCCATTATGCTGCTCTGCAACGCCGACCGGGTGGTCATGTCCGTCGCCGTCGTGCCGCTGGCCGCGCAGCACGGCTGGTCCAGCTCCTTCGTGGGCATCGTCCAG TCATCATTTTTGTGGGGATATGTTTTCTCATCCATGGTTGGAGGAGCTTTGGCAGACCGATATGGCGGGAAGAAGGTGATGGCAGGTGCTGCTGCACTCTGGTCCTTGGCTACTTTCCTCACTCCTTGGGCTGCCTCCCGCTCCACCATCATGTTGCTTGCTATGCGTGCACTCTTTGGCCTTGCAGAAGGTGTGGCATTTCCGACAATGAGCACCTTCTTACCTAA GTGGTTCCCAACACATGAACGTGCCACTGCTGTCGGCATTTCCATGGGAGGATTCCATCTTGGAAATGTCATAAGCTTCCTAACAACGCCGATCATCATGTCACACATAGGCCTCACGGGAACATTTGCCTTCTTTGCATCGCTTGGTTACCTGTGGCTCTCAGTATGGCTGTTCAACGTAGTAAGTGATCCTCTTGACAGCCGTACCATAAGCAAATCTGAGCTGCAATTAATTCTAGCTGGAAGAAGTGGATCAAAAGTCCGAGGCAGCAAATTCCCATCCCTAAGGGAATTGTTCTCAAAGATTGAGTTCTTAGCCATCATTGTAGCCAATGTGGTGAACAACTGG GGCTATTTTGTCCTACTGTCATGGATGCCTGTATACTTCAAAACG gtTTATAATGTCAATCTCAAACAAGCAGCATGGTTCAGCGCCATACCTTGGGCAGTCATGGCTGTGTCCGGTTATGTTGCAGGAGCTTCTGCAGATTTCCTGATCAAATCTGGTTTCTCCACTGCACTAGTTCGTAAAATTATGCAG TCCATTGGTTTTATGGGGCCGGGTGTGTCATTGCTATGCTTAAGATTTGCCCAAACTCCATCAGTTGCTGCGGCTCTCATGACCATTGCCCTGAGCTTGAGTTCCTTCAGTCAAGCTGGATACTTTTGTAACGTACAG GACATTGCTCCCAAATATGCTGGATCTTTGCACG GACTGACGAACGGCATCGGGACAGTGGCCGCCATAGTTAGCACCATCGGAACTGGCTACTTCGTCCAGTGGCTAGGGTCCTTCCAGGCCTTCCTCACCCTCACGGCAGCGCTGTACTTCAGCGCCACCATCTTCTACAACACCTACGCGACGGGCGACCTGATTTTTgactga
- the LOC133885700 gene encoding uncharacterized protein LOC133885700, whose product MTTTTARPARSDPHLPPEEAARVEAEVRGYFDSVAPRRPAKPPRSDPSEDAVEADAADWGHDLPELRKLRDLEAKPQELVLNGAGNVDGGEEYVETQYYDGLNCIDKQHHTTGTGFIKVERPNGSAFSVTTNGYSSSSLVRCTSNPATNDWIPSSETVIPASNKPSRSDS is encoded by the exons atgacgacgacgacggcgcggCCGGCGCGCAGCGACCCGCACCTGCcgccggaggaggcggcgcgggTGGAGGCCGAGGTGCGGGGCTACTTCGACAGCGTCGCGCCCAGGCGCCCGGCCAAGCCGCCGCGCAGCGACCCGTCGGAGGATGCCGTGGAGGCCGACGCCGCCGACTGGGGCCACGACCTGCCGGAGCTCCGCAAACTCCGCGACCTCGAGGCGAAGCCCCAA GAGTTGGTGTTGAACGGAGCAGGGAATGTTGACGGCGGGGAGGAGTACGTGGAAACACAGTACTACGATGGCCTCAACTGCATCGACAAGCAGCATCACACG ACTGGTACGGGCTTTATCAAAGTGGAGAGACCCAATGGCAGTGCCTTCAGTGTGACGACCAACGGCTACTCATCTTCCAGCCTTGTTCGTTGCACGAGCAATCCTGCAACAAATGATTGGATACCATCTTCCGAGACA GTCATTCCAGCTTCGAACAAGCCTAGCAGGAGTGACTCTTGA